From a single Collibacillus ludicampi genomic region:
- the aspS gene encoding aspartate--tRNA ligase, translating to MNGVSRFTLTRDHHCGELRIDHVGKTVVLSGWVQRRRDFGKLIFIDLRDRSGIVQVVFDPELIGTEAESVMEVADSLRNEYVVSVQGKVVARAENTINEKIPTGEIEVQAEKIEILNASKNPPFYIQDHIDVEENVRLKYRYLDLRRPEMLNTFVLRHKAIKFIRDFLDRENFLEVETPMLTRSTPEGARDYLVPSRLHPGEFYALPQSPQLFKQLLMVSGFERYFQVARCFRDEDLRADRQPEFTQLDIEQSFMSLPEFQALMERLMAEMFQHLLGVEIPRPFPRLTYKEAMDRYGSDKPDIRFGMELKDISDVVATSGFKVFRSTVEAGGKVKGINAKGCAGYSRKQIDELEQFAKRYGAKGLAWMAVNEDGIKSPIAKFFTDAEIEGILANLEAEQGDLLLFVADKPKVVADALGNLRLKLGKELGMIDESRFAFLWITEFPLLSYDEEEGRYVAEHHPFTMPMWEDLDKLTTSPAEVRAQAYDMVLNGYEIGGGSMRIFRREIQEAMFQALGFTMEEAWDKFGFLLEAFEYGTPPHGGIAFGIDRILMIMAGRQSLRDVIAFPKTSSGTDLMTQAPSDVSERQWRELHIRPEAAKEEVVK from the coding sequence ATGAACGGTGTCAGCAGATTTACGTTAACCCGCGATCATCATTGCGGGGAGTTACGCATCGATCATGTAGGAAAGACGGTGGTTCTATCCGGATGGGTACAAAGACGCCGCGATTTCGGTAAACTGATCTTTATCGATTTGCGTGACCGCAGTGGAATCGTTCAGGTGGTTTTTGATCCGGAGTTGATTGGAACAGAAGCGGAATCGGTGATGGAGGTTGCGGACAGCCTTCGTAACGAATACGTTGTTTCCGTGCAAGGGAAAGTCGTGGCCCGTGCCGAAAACACGATCAACGAGAAGATCCCTACGGGCGAGATCGAAGTTCAAGCTGAAAAAATCGAAATCCTGAATGCGTCAAAAAATCCCCCTTTCTATATTCAGGATCACATTGATGTGGAAGAGAATGTAAGACTCAAGTACCGTTATCTCGATTTGCGCCGTCCTGAAATGTTAAATACGTTTGTGTTGCGTCATAAAGCCATCAAATTCATTCGTGACTTTTTGGATCGCGAGAATTTCCTGGAAGTCGAGACTCCTATGTTGACGCGCTCGACGCCGGAAGGAGCGCGCGATTATCTGGTTCCCAGCCGATTGCATCCCGGAGAATTTTACGCATTGCCACAATCCCCTCAGTTGTTTAAACAACTGCTGATGGTCTCCGGATTTGAACGTTATTTTCAAGTCGCTCGCTGTTTCCGCGATGAAGATTTACGGGCAGATCGCCAGCCGGAATTTACGCAATTGGATATCGAACAATCCTTCATGTCGTTACCTGAGTTCCAGGCGTTAATGGAACGGTTGATGGCCGAAATGTTCCAGCATTTGTTGGGGGTTGAGATCCCGCGGCCTTTCCCTCGTCTCACATATAAAGAGGCGATGGATCGTTACGGTTCCGATAAACCGGATATCCGCTTCGGAATGGAGTTGAAAGATATATCTGATGTGGTGGCCACGTCCGGATTCAAAGTGTTCCGTTCGACTGTGGAAGCCGGAGGCAAGGTAAAAGGAATCAATGCCAAAGGGTGCGCTGGATACAGCCGTAAACAAATCGACGAACTGGAACAATTTGCGAAACGTTACGGTGCCAAAGGGCTCGCATGGATGGCTGTTAACGAAGACGGAATTAAATCACCGATCGCCAAGTTTTTCACAGATGCGGAGATTGAAGGGATTCTTGCCAACCTGGAAGCGGAACAAGGAGATCTTCTCTTGTTCGTGGCAGACAAGCCAAAAGTTGTCGCGGACGCACTCGGAAATTTGCGTCTCAAACTGGGAAAGGAACTCGGCATGATTGATGAGAGCCGCTTCGCTTTCCTTTGGATCACCGAATTCCCGCTGTTGAGTTACGATGAAGAAGAGGGACGTTATGTGGCTGAACACCATCCGTTTACGATGCCGATGTGGGAAGACCTTGACAAATTGACAACCTCACCGGCGGAAGTGCGCGCTCAAGCGTACGATATGGTACTGAACGGATATGAGATCGGTGGCGGATCGATGCGTATTTTCCGTAGAGAAATCCAGGAAGCGATGTTTCAAGCGCTCGGATTTACGATGGAAGAAGCATGGGACAAGTTCGGTTTTCTGCTGGAAGCGTTTGAATATGGAACCCCTCCGCACGGCGGAATTGCTTTCGGTATCGACCGCATACTCATGATCATGGCGGGCCGTCAATCGTTGCGAGATGTCATCGCTTTCCCGAAAACATCTTCGGGAACCGATCTGATGACGCAAGCGCCCTCCGATGTGAGTGAGCGACAATGGCGTGAGCTTCATATCCGTCCGGAGGCGGCCAAGGAGGAAGTCGTCAAGTGA
- a CDS encoding UbiA-like polyprenyltransferase, producing MSKIRLFLEMIKFEHTIFALPYAYIGMILASYYTTGKMPGWMTVFWITLAMVGARSAAMALNRLIDRSIDAKNPRTANRELPRGLISIKETTVFIILSFLLLGISAWMLNPLCFYLMPVAVVVLVVYPYCKRFTWLCHLVLGIADALAPLGAWIAVTGRFDLPGIVLAAAVAVWIAGFDIIYACMDVDFDRKEGIYSIPAAFGIKNGLHISRFLHFATVLLFAILPFFLKLGAIYEIGVAIVAFLLIIEHRLVSPKDMSQIHTAFFTVNSVIASVAFLFTLTDISMRLW from the coding sequence ATGAGTAAGATACGTCTCTTTTTGGAGATGATAAAATTTGAACACACGATATTTGCGCTTCCTTACGCCTATATCGGCATGATTCTAGCCAGTTATTACACGACCGGGAAAATGCCGGGATGGATGACCGTATTTTGGATTACTTTAGCCATGGTAGGAGCGCGAAGTGCAGCGATGGCATTGAATCGATTGATCGACCGTTCCATCGATGCGAAAAACCCGCGTACCGCCAATCGAGAATTGCCTCGCGGGTTAATATCCATAAAGGAAACGACTGTCTTCATCATCTTATCTTTTTTATTATTGGGAATTTCCGCATGGATGCTCAATCCGCTTTGTTTTTATCTCATGCCTGTCGCCGTCGTCGTGCTCGTCGTTTACCCCTATTGTAAACGATTCACGTGGCTATGCCATCTCGTACTTGGCATTGCGGATGCGTTGGCGCCGCTCGGGGCATGGATTGCTGTCACGGGAAGATTTGATCTCCCAGGGATCGTACTTGCTGCCGCGGTCGCCGTTTGGATCGCCGGATTCGATATTATCTACGCGTGTATGGACGTGGATTTCGACAGGAAAGAAGGGATATATTCCATCCCTGCTGCTTTCGGTATCAAAAATGGACTGCATATCTCCCGGTTTTTACATTTCGCAACCGTATTACTTTTCGCCATTCTTCCATTCTTTCTGAAATTGGGAGCGATCTATGAGATCGGCGTTGCGATCGTGGCTTTTCTCTTGATCATCGAACATCGTCTCGTTTCACCCAAAGACATGTCGCAGATCCACACCGCTTTCTTCACGGTAAACAGTGTGATCGCTTCGGTCGCGTTTCTCTTTACCCTAACGGATATTTCTATGCGTCTCTGGTAG
- a CDS encoding cysteine desulfurase family protein: MSNIYLDNAATTPVHPSVQEAMEPFLSQTFGNPSSIHRYGRLAKQAIEKAREQVAHAIGAEPAEIVFTSGGTEADNSALIGTVLANRDRGKHIVTTAIEHHAILHTCEFLEEMGCTVTYVAPEKDGIVSVERVIEAIREDTVLVSVMYANNETGAIQPVDTIAEICQEREIAFHTDAVQAVPVLPIDVKKEGFTLLSLSGHKLHGPKGVGALYVSRTAKWTPLLRGGSQERNRRAGTENLAAIVGLGVAMERIKENQNRTAQHLQMLRERMIAILREGIQEIIIHTPDCSIPSILSVAFPGVPADITLMNLDLQGVAASSGSACTAGSLEPSHVLLAMGIDPKIVRSSIRFSFSEQNTLEEVTEAARKTVEIINRLRK, from the coding sequence ATGAGTAACATCTATCTTGACAATGCTGCGACGACACCGGTTCATCCGAGCGTTCAAGAAGCGATGGAACCTTTCTTGTCTCAAACGTTTGGAAATCCCTCGAGTATTCACCGTTACGGCCGTTTGGCAAAACAGGCGATAGAAAAGGCGCGCGAGCAAGTGGCGCACGCCATCGGAGCGGAACCTGCAGAGATCGTTTTCACGAGCGGGGGAACGGAGGCGGATAATTCAGCCTTAATCGGTACCGTCCTAGCCAATCGAGATCGCGGCAAACATATTGTAACGACGGCAATCGAACATCATGCGATTCTGCACACATGTGAATTTCTTGAGGAAATGGGCTGTACTGTTACATATGTGGCACCGGAGAAGGATGGAATCGTAAGCGTCGAACGCGTGATCGAGGCGATCAGGGAGGATACTGTGCTCGTATCCGTCATGTATGCCAATAACGAAACCGGAGCGATTCAACCTGTCGATACAATCGCTGAGATCTGTCAGGAGAGAGAAATTGCTTTTCATACAGATGCCGTGCAAGCGGTTCCGGTACTCCCCATCGATGTGAAAAAAGAAGGATTTACCTTACTCTCTCTTTCCGGGCACAAGTTGCACGGACCGAAAGGGGTAGGCGCTTTGTATGTATCCCGCACTGCGAAATGGACTCCTCTGCTACGGGGTGGATCGCAGGAAAGGAACCGCAGGGCGGGGACGGAGAATTTGGCTGCAATTGTCGGTCTTGGTGTCGCGATGGAAAGAATAAAAGAAAATCAGAACCGGACTGCTCAACATCTCCAAATGCTGCGCGAACGAATGATTGCTATCTTGAGAGAGGGAATTCAAGAGATCATTATACATACACCAGATTGTTCCATTCCATCGATATTATCGGTCGCTTTTCCAGGTGTTCCGGCGGACATTACGCTGATGAATCTTGATTTGCAAGGGGTCGCCGCTTCCAGCGGTTCCGCTTGCACGGCTGGCTCATTAGAGCCTTCCCACGTGTTGTTGGCGATGGGAATCGATCCGAAGATCGTGCGATCGTCCATCCGTTTCAGCTTTTCTGAACAAAATACGCTCGAAGAAGTGACGGAAGCAGCCAGGAAAACGGTGGAGATCATAAACCGCTTGCGTAAATAA
- a CDS encoding AAA family ATPase gives MDLFSYQAEQEQKKVAPLAARMRPRTLDELVGQEDVIGPGKLLRRAIESDQLHSLILYGPPGTGKTTIAQIVAGHTKSFFCTLNAVTAGIADIRQVVERAKENLSMYNKRTVLFIDEIHRFNKAQQDALLPHVEDGTIILIGATTENPFFEVNPALLSRSRVFPVKRLEEKDLREIAERALRDKERGLGHFRVHLDDDALDHLIRYADGDARRLLNALELAVLSTVPGDDGIVYIDLGVAEESIQQRAVQYDKNGDQHYDTISAFIKSIRGSDPDAAVYWLAKMIAAGEDPRFIARRLVIAASEDIGNADPRALQVAVAAYQAVELIGMPEGRIPLAQAVTYLASAPKSNAAYKAINEALDDVRNGMSLEVPVHLRDAHYKGAERLGHGRGYLYPHDYPGHVVEQQYLPDELLHRRYYRPSTNGYEATIKRYLEHVPNRRSEMSNVREPDK, from the coding sequence ATGGACCTTTTCTCTTATCAAGCGGAACAGGAACAGAAGAAAGTTGCTCCTTTGGCTGCACGCATGCGTCCGCGCACGTTGGATGAACTCGTGGGCCAGGAAGATGTGATCGGACCAGGCAAATTGCTTCGTCGCGCGATTGAAAGCGATCAACTGCATTCCCTCATCCTGTATGGTCCCCCGGGTACCGGCAAGACTACGATCGCTCAGATCGTAGCCGGCCATACGAAATCTTTCTTTTGTACGTTGAATGCTGTTACGGCAGGAATTGCTGATATTCGACAGGTCGTGGAACGTGCGAAAGAGAACTTGTCCATGTACAATAAACGTACCGTCCTTTTTATCGATGAGATCCATCGATTTAACAAAGCACAGCAGGATGCGCTATTGCCGCATGTGGAAGACGGTACGATCATCTTGATCGGTGCGACTACGGAGAACCCATTTTTTGAAGTGAATCCGGCGCTTCTTTCACGTTCTCGGGTGTTCCCTGTCAAACGTTTGGAGGAAAAAGATCTGCGAGAAATTGCCGAGCGGGCTCTACGAGACAAAGAGCGAGGGTTAGGTCATTTCCGGGTTCATTTGGACGATGATGCGCTTGACCATTTGATTCGCTATGCGGACGGGGATGCCAGGCGTTTGTTAAATGCATTGGAATTGGCCGTCCTCTCCACCGTCCCGGGGGATGACGGGATCGTTTATATCGATCTAGGAGTTGCTGAAGAATCGATTCAGCAGCGGGCCGTCCAATACGATAAAAACGGTGATCAACATTACGATACGATCTCCGCATTCATCAAATCGATTCGGGGGTCGGATCCGGACGCGGCGGTATACTGGCTGGCGAAGATGATTGCGGCTGGGGAAGATCCCCGTTTTATTGCAAGGCGATTGGTGATCGCCGCATCGGAAGATATCGGGAATGCGGATCCCCGCGCGCTGCAAGTGGCGGTCGCAGCATACCAAGCGGTTGAGTTGATCGGGATGCCCGAAGGAAGAATTCCACTGGCACAAGCCGTCACCTATCTTGCGAGTGCGCCCAAAAGCAATGCCGCTTATAAAGCAATCAACGAAGCGCTCGACGATGTAAGGAACGGGATGTCTTTGGAAGTGCCTGTTCATCTAAGGGATGCCCATTATAAAGGTGCGGAACGTTTGGGGCATGGCAGAGGGTATCTCTACCCCCACGATTATCCGGGACACGTGGTGGAGCAACAATACTTGCCGGACGAATTACTCCATCGTCGCTATTATCGGCCGTCGACGAATGGCTATGAAGCGACGATCAAACGATATCTCGAACATGTACCCAATAGACGCAGTGAGATGTCCAACGTTCGGGAACCGGATAAATAG
- a CDS encoding PRC-barrel domain-containing protein: MRRTSDWIGLPVIDLKTGTTIGKVTDVLFAHDDYAFALILERGGLLFHSRAILLTDIHSLGPDAVTIESPERIKVIENLGRYRCLMGTETRFVGKQMVREDGFNLGTVVDVYVASDSDKIVGYEASDGLIGDLLHGRRRVPFEATLEIGEAILVKNGVALEGI; encoded by the coding sequence ATGAGAAGAACGAGTGATTGGATTGGCCTTCCTGTCATCGACCTGAAGACCGGAACCACGATCGGCAAAGTGACGGATGTGTTATTTGCCCATGATGATTACGCGTTCGCTTTGATTTTGGAGCGGGGGGGACTTCTCTTCCATTCACGGGCGATTCTGCTTACCGACATTCATAGTCTTGGACCTGACGCTGTGACCATAGAGAGTCCCGAACGAATCAAAGTCATCGAAAACCTCGGTCGATATCGCTGTTTAATGGGGACCGAGACGCGGTTTGTCGGAAAGCAAATGGTTCGAGAAGATGGATTCAATTTGGGTACAGTGGTAGATGTTTACGTTGCGAGCGATTCGGACAAAATAGTAGGGTACGAAGCTTCCGACGGACTGATCGGCGATTTGTTGCATGGACGCAGGCGTGTTCCCTTTGAAGCGACCCTGGAAATCGGTGAGGCGATACTTGTCAAGAATGGTGTCGCTTTGGAAGGAATCTAG
- the cymR gene encoding cysteine metabolism transcriptional regulator CymR: MKLSTKGRYGVTLMLDLAMHHGIGPISLKSVAERQGLSEHYLEQLIAPLRNAGLVRSIRGAYGGYVLLKEPHEITVGDVIRVLEGPITIVDNPEEELSDLWEKVRDAINEVLDSTTLQDLVDKKKQAGDNYMYYI, translated from the coding sequence TTGAAACTGTCTACGAAAGGACGTTATGGTGTTACTCTGATGTTGGATTTGGCGATGCATCACGGAATTGGACCGATTTCTCTCAAATCGGTAGCGGAGAGACAGGGGCTCTCTGAACATTACTTAGAGCAGCTGATCGCCCCGTTACGGAATGCTGGGCTCGTACGAAGTATTCGCGGGGCATACGGAGGATATGTGTTGCTTAAAGAGCCGCACGAAATTACCGTAGGTGATGTGATCCGGGTTTTAGAGGGACCGATCACCATCGTTGATAATCCCGAAGAAGAACTGAGCGATTTGTGGGAAAAGGTAAGGGATGCGATAAACGAGGTTTTAGATTCAACAACCCTGCAAGATTTGGTTGATAAGAAAAAACAAGCGGGAGATAACTATATGTATTATATTTGA
- the ltaE gene encoding low-specificity L-threonine aldolase, with protein MKRIDLRSDTVTKPTEAMRRAMYEAEVGDDVYGEDPTVNRLEELAAEILCKEAAMFVTSGTQGNQVAILAHTRPGEEIILEAESHIFYYEAAAASAFAGVQTRTIPGKRGAMDPSDVAKAVRGKDIHQPRTAMIAIENTHNRAGGTVIPVSNMQAIYNIGREANVPVHLDGARLFHAAIATGQDVKAFTQYVDSVQICLSKGLGAPVGSLLAGTKEFIERARVWRKRLGGGLRQAGVIAAPGILALTEMVDRLAEDHEAAKTLAHALANMKGLTVDLQTVETNIVIVDVSETGKTAEEFLSLIEREGVLGVSFGETQVRFVTHKDVDRNDIRTAIERIHRVVQAINC; from the coding sequence GTGAAACGGATCGACCTGCGCAGTGATACGGTAACGAAGCCGACGGAAGCGATGCGCCGCGCCATGTATGAGGCGGAAGTCGGTGACGACGTATATGGTGAAGATCCGACAGTCAATCGACTCGAGGAATTGGCTGCAGAAATCCTCTGCAAAGAAGCCGCAATGTTTGTTACGAGCGGAACGCAAGGAAATCAGGTCGCCATACTTGCACACACACGCCCTGGCGAGGAAATCATTCTAGAAGCGGAATCCCATATCTTCTACTATGAAGCGGCTGCCGCATCCGCGTTTGCCGGGGTACAAACGCGAACCATTCCTGGCAAACGCGGGGCGATGGATCCGTCGGACGTGGCGAAAGCGGTTCGTGGAAAGGATATCCATCAACCGCGCACAGCCATGATCGCCATCGAAAATACACACAACCGTGCGGGGGGCACGGTAATTCCCGTATCGAATATGCAAGCGATCTATAATATCGGACGGGAAGCGAATGTTCCCGTTCATCTGGACGGTGCACGTCTGTTTCATGCTGCGATCGCAACCGGACAGGATGTAAAAGCGTTCACGCAGTATGTAGATTCCGTTCAGATTTGTTTGTCTAAAGGGTTGGGGGCACCGGTCGGCTCTTTGCTTGCAGGGACGAAAGAATTCATCGAGCGGGCGCGGGTGTGGCGGAAACGCCTAGGGGGAGGTCTGCGACAAGCCGGCGTGATCGCGGCACCGGGAATTCTCGCGTTAACGGAAATGGTCGACCGTTTAGCTGAAGACCACGAAGCGGCGAAAACGTTGGCCCATGCATTGGCCAATATGAAGGGATTAACGGTTGACTTGCAAACAGTGGAAACGAACATCGTGATCGTCGATGTATCGGAAACCGGAAAAACAGCGGAGGAATTTTTGTCGTTAATAGAACGGGAAGGTGTTCTCGGTGTGTCTTTTGGCGAGACTCAGGTACGTTTCGTGACACATAAAGATGTCGATAGGAATGATATCCGTACAGCAATTGAGAGAATTCACCGAGTGGTTCAGGCAATAAACTGTTAG
- a CDS encoding AI-2E family transporter translates to MSQHPRKTALDYALLVLVILGSLFLLTQMQSMFSHLWTLLKVVLTPFLIAMIISYMLNPIVTKLVKRGVPRGASILIIYVIFFAGVTVVLVNTLPRFIEQVKDFVESLPELIQRVDRWLDQLADGTRSLPPAVRIAVENNLDSLQRAITEATGNFLSMLGKSVEQVLIAFVVPFLVFYMLKDLKIMEKTVIALLPVRYRRESIQLLKSIDDALGNYIRGQLLVMLAVGLLVYAGYLIIGMPYPLMLAMIVAVTNIIPYVGPFIGLAPALILALTVTPAMVIKVLVINMIVQQLEGNIISPQIVGRSLNLHPLLIILSLLFGGEIGGVMGLILAVPFVAVVKVILQHVILHYVRK, encoded by the coding sequence ATGAGTCAACATCCACGAAAAACAGCACTCGATTACGCCCTCTTAGTACTTGTCATCCTGGGAAGCCTGTTTCTGTTAACCCAGATGCAATCAATGTTCTCACATTTATGGACATTGTTGAAAGTCGTGCTCACCCCATTCCTGATCGCTATGATTATTTCATACATGTTGAACCCGATAGTGACCAAGCTTGTGAAAAGAGGCGTACCTCGCGGTGCCAGTATCCTCATTATCTATGTGATTTTTTTTGCGGGTGTCACGGTCGTTCTCGTCAATACATTGCCCCGTTTCATCGAACAAGTGAAAGATTTTGTCGAATCGCTTCCCGAGTTGATTCAACGCGTGGATCGTTGGCTTGATCAATTAGCGGATGGAACTAGAAGCCTTCCGCCTGCCGTACGCATTGCTGTTGAAAACAACCTGGATTCCTTGCAGCGGGCCATCACCGAGGCTACCGGAAATTTTTTATCCATGTTGGGAAAATCGGTCGAACAAGTCCTGATCGCGTTCGTCGTCCCTTTTCTCGTTTTTTACATGTTAAAAGATTTGAAGATCATGGAGAAGACCGTGATCGCTCTCTTACCTGTACGTTATCGCAGGGAATCGATCCAATTGTTAAAATCGATCGATGATGCGCTGGGGAATTATATTCGTGGTCAGCTTCTGGTCATGCTTGCTGTGGGTCTGCTTGTCTATGCGGGATATCTGATCATCGGCATGCCATATCCTCTGATGCTGGCCATGATCGTCGCGGTCACCAATATCATTCCGTACGTAGGTCCATTTATAGGTCTTGCTCCTGCGCTGATCCTGGCATTAACCGTTACCCCGGCTATGGTGATTAAAGTCTTGGTGATCAACATGATCGTACAGCAATTGGAAGGCAATATCATCTCTCCACAGATCGTAGGCAGAAGCCTTAACTTGCATCCGCTTCTCATCATTCTCTCACTCCTGTTCGGAGGTGAGATCGGCGGAGTGATGGGACTTATCCTTGCTGTACCGTTCGTTGCTGTGGTCAAAGTGATTTTGCAGCATGTGATTCTCCACTATGTGCGCAAATAA